From a region of the Agromyces ramosus genome:
- a CDS encoding Clp protease N-terminal domain-containing protein: MPEQLHDDLGVGLKAVIVRSIDEAARRGAAKVEAEHLLLAIAGSGDVAADVLADVGLDYAGVEAALRGERERALRAAGIDPVAEERLHATGNSRPGWGASIRDGLQRGNYKARRDRSRAERERLAIADALIGVLRADLGTVPRALAYAGVDRAALVTRLEQL, translated from the coding sequence ATGCCTGAGCAACTCCACGACGATCTCGGCGTGGGCCTGAAGGCCGTCATCGTGCGCTCGATCGACGAGGCTGCGCGGCGCGGCGCCGCCAAGGTCGAGGCGGAGCACCTGCTGCTCGCGATCGCCGGAAGCGGGGACGTCGCGGCTGACGTGCTCGCCGACGTCGGACTCGATTACGCCGGCGTCGAGGCAGCGCTCCGCGGCGAGCGTGAGCGCGCCCTCCGCGCCGCAGGCATCGACCCCGTCGCCGAGGAGCGGTTGCACGCCACCGGCAACTCCCGCCCCGGTTGGGGCGCGTCGATCCGCGACGGATTGCAGCGCGGCAACTACAAGGCGCGCCGCGACCGAAGCCGCGCCGAGCGCGAGCGACTCGCCATCGCCGACGCGCTCATCGGGGTGCTCCGGGCCGACCTCGGCACGGTGCCCCGCGCGCTGGCCTACGCAGGGGTCGACCGTGCCGCGCTCGTGACCCGACTCGAGCAGCTCTGA
- a CDS encoding helix-turn-helix domain-containing protein, whose translation MTPQTPDPTGAEADDLAAVVALRELADRLEDAAVERAMRAGWSWSQVAEALGVTRQAVHKKHHRRLDTAGIELRRRNA comes from the coding sequence ATGACCCCGCAGACGCCGGATCCCACTGGAGCAGAGGCCGACGACCTCGCTGCCGTCGTCGCATTGCGCGAGCTCGCCGACCGGCTCGAAGACGCCGCCGTCGAGCGCGCCATGCGCGCCGGCTGGAGTTGGAGCCAGGTCGCCGAGGCGCTCGGCGTGACCCGGCAGGCCGTGCACAAGAAGCATCATCGCCGGCTCGACACCGCCGGCATCGAACTGAGGAGGCGCAATGCCTGA
- a CDS encoding GNAT family N-acetyltransferase, whose translation MPFESSAEHELSGQFEYSADPARLDHERVHRWLSEESYWAMGRSRAAHEAAIAASRNFGIYDRATGEQLAYARVITDGVTFAWLCDVFVAVEARGHGIGVALVDRVIGSLEPLGLRRIALTTGDAHGLYEKFGFRPLDRPEEWMSRAGTAGPA comes from the coding sequence ATGCCTTTCGAGTCCTCCGCCGAGCACGAGCTCTCCGGCCAGTTCGAGTACTCCGCCGATCCCGCTCGGCTCGATCACGAGCGCGTGCACCGCTGGCTGTCGGAGGAGTCCTACTGGGCGATGGGGCGGTCGCGCGCCGCGCACGAAGCCGCAATCGCGGCGTCGCGCAACTTCGGCATCTACGACCGGGCGACGGGTGAGCAGCTCGCCTACGCGCGGGTCATCACCGATGGCGTGACGTTCGCTTGGCTGTGCGACGTGTTCGTCGCCGTGGAGGCCCGTGGGCACGGAATCGGCGTGGCCCTGGTCGACCGCGTCATCGGGTCACTCGAACCCCTCGGCCTTCGGCGAATCGCCCTCACCACCGGTGATGCCCACGGGTTGTACGAGAAGTTCGGGTTCCGCCCACTCGATCGCCCGGAGGAGTGGATGTCGCGGGCCGGCACGGCGGGACCCGCATGA
- a CDS encoding GNAT family N-acetyltransferase codes for MMTLAGTPFTIGPIRDGEAGAESALIERAFAAGPYGRLEVSAERREFVSDTTGRAASGAVLVARRDGRVVGTASVLRARTRYARVAMAGEAEIRLLAVDPELQGARIGEALMRAALEAALDWGADALVLDTGARNTRAQSLSERLGFVRDPERDAAASADGVDSFVYAQPLQERADVRVRLMRPDESSAVAALVESAYAADFELSDAYRADIAAVAQRARDHQVWVVTDASSGMPLGTASTPRAGAAISPLARDGELDFRFLGVATEARRRGIGELLVRHVLRLARLRGLERVVLNTGPDMVAAQRLYERLGFERLHEREFVFERPDGSSFLMLAYGRDADHETDHDVDREAGAA; via the coding sequence ATGATGACGCTCGCCGGTACACCGTTCACCATTGGTCCGATCCGCGATGGCGAGGCTGGAGCCGAGTCCGCCCTCATCGAGCGGGCCTTCGCCGCCGGACCCTATGGGCGCCTCGAGGTGAGCGCCGAGCGCCGCGAGTTCGTGAGCGATACGACGGGGCGAGCGGCATCCGGTGCCGTGCTCGTCGCCCGTCGTGACGGCCGGGTGGTCGGAACCGCGAGCGTGCTTCGAGCGCGCACCCGGTATGCGCGGGTCGCGATGGCCGGCGAGGCGGAGATCCGGCTGCTCGCGGTCGACCCCGAGCTCCAGGGCGCACGCATCGGCGAAGCGCTCATGCGGGCGGCTCTCGAGGCGGCGCTCGATTGGGGCGCCGACGCCCTCGTGCTCGACACCGGTGCGCGCAACACGCGTGCGCAGTCGCTCTCCGAACGCCTCGGGTTCGTGCGGGACCCCGAGCGCGATGCAGCCGCCTCCGCCGATGGCGTGGACTCCTTCGTGTATGCCCAGCCGCTCCAGGAGCGCGCCGACGTGCGGGTGCGCCTCATGCGGCCCGACGAGTCCAGTGCGGTCGCGGCCCTCGTCGAGAGTGCGTACGCGGCCGACTTCGAGCTGAGCGACGCATACCGGGCCGACATCGCGGCGGTCGCACAGCGCGCGCGTGACCACCAGGTGTGGGTGGTGACGGATGCCTCGAGCGGCATGCCGCTCGGCACCGCCTCGACGCCCAGGGCCGGCGCCGCGATCTCACCGCTCGCCCGCGACGGCGAGCTCGACTTCCGTTTCCTCGGCGTTGCGACCGAGGCTCGCCGCCGCGGCATCGGCGAGCTCCTCGTGCGGCATGTGCTGCGCCTCGCCCGCCTCCGCGGACTCGAGCGGGTCGTGCTGAACACCGGTCCCGACATGGTCGCGGCGCAGCGCCTCTACGAGCGCCTCGGATTCGAGCGGCTGCACGAGCGCGAGTTCGTCTTCGAGCGGCCCGACGGGTCGAGCTTCCTGATGCTCGCCTACGGGCGAGACGCCGACCACGAGACCGACCACGACGTCGATCGCGAGGCGGGGGCCGCCTGA
- a CDS encoding ThuA domain-containing protein — translation MKQHMQRLITGACAIGITLTLGVAGAPAHADDAEYDVLVVGKTLGFRHSHIDDTTRAVIQLGEENGFDVEVWDPRQPALTLASTPFTTAADLSKYATIVFASPVDGTNNLDPARPRLLDDTELAAFQGYIRSGGGYVGLHAATDSMHTVPWYSELTGGGARFRNHPAQQTATMRVESPTHPSTEMLPAELVRFDEWYNYTTNPREDVHVLITLDESTYSGGSMGADHPLAWCHNFEGGRSWYEGAGHTDVTWTDPLFLGHVLGGIEWTAGVTTGGGDCVTFGEVDELLAELATGSQKNVHLAGDVAESLDAAELAADAGDHGAAIKVLRQAEAKANGIQDDVLVAKIGDLIEWQEGLAS, via the coding sequence ATGAAGCAACACATGCAGCGCCTGATCACCGGAGCCTGTGCCATCGGCATCACGCTCACCCTCGGAGTCGCCGGGGCGCCGGCCCATGCCGACGACGCCGAGTACGACGTGCTCGTCGTCGGAAAGACCCTCGGCTTCCGGCACTCGCACATCGACGACACCACCCGTGCGGTCATCCAACTGGGGGAGGAGAACGGCTTCGACGTGGAGGTGTGGGATCCGCGGCAGCCGGCCCTGACCCTCGCGAGCACGCCCTTCACCACTGCGGCGGACCTGTCGAAGTACGCCACGATCGTGTTCGCGTCGCCGGTGGACGGGACGAACAACCTGGATCCCGCTCGGCCGCGCCTGCTCGACGATACCGAGCTGGCGGCGTTCCAGGGGTACATCCGGAGCGGCGGCGGGTACGTCGGGCTGCACGCCGCCACCGACTCGATGCACACGGTGCCCTGGTACAGCGAGCTCACCGGTGGCGGCGCGCGCTTCCGCAACCACCCCGCACAGCAGACGGCGACCATGCGCGTCGAGAGCCCGACGCATCCGTCGACCGAGATGCTGCCCGCCGAGTTGGTGCGCTTCGACGAGTGGTACAACTACACGACCAACCCGCGGGAAGACGTGCACGTGCTGATCACGCTCGACGAGTCCACCTACTCGGGCGGGTCGATGGGTGCCGATCACCCGCTCGCATGGTGCCACAACTTCGAGGGAGGTCGCTCCTGGTACGAGGGGGCGGGCCACACGGATGTCACGTGGACCGACCCGCTGTTCCTCGGCCACGTGCTCGGCGGCATCGAGTGGACCGCCGGCGTCACGACGGGTGGGGGCGACTGCGTGACCTTCGGCGAGGTCGATGAGCTCCTGGCCGAACTGGCTACCGGTTCGCAGAAGAACGTGCACCTGGCCGGTGATGTCGCCGAGTCGCTCGACGCGGCAGAGCTCGCCGCCGATGCCGGCGACCACGGTGCCGCGATCAAGGTCCTGCGCCAGGCCGAAGCCAAGGCCAACGGCATCCAGGACGACGTGCTCGTCGCGAAGATCGGCGACCTCATCGAGTGGCAGGAGGGGCTCGCCTCCTGA
- a CDS encoding L-serine ammonia-lyase yields the protein MTAFVSALDLFSIGIGPSSSHTVGPMRAARAFAERLDDSGVLDGVTRITCSLYGSLGATGLGHGTPDAIVAGLAGLRPDDCDPDEVRAAWTRLGDGTDVLVAGRHTITMAQSDLSLEPRTRLPGHPNAMTLQAWADGEVLPVAEETYYSVGGGFIRREGDAPEDSEALRHPLPYSNAAELLELCDEHGVSFCDVARFNEVAVHGEEGIDSGLDAIWAAMATCVENGLATGGTLPGGLRVKRRAPEVRRRLEEYDHDEQRSGQQHRDTSTEWLHAFALAVNEENASGGRVVTAPTNGAAGIIPAVGHYYLRFVPGADAAGIRRFLLTAAAIASLVKKNASISGAEGGCQAEVGSACAMAAGALCAVLGGTPRQIENAAEIAMEHHLGLTCDPVGGLVQVPCIERNAIAASTAVSAARLALHGDGTHLVSLDTVIETMRQTGLDMMTKYKETSEGGLAVNVIEC from the coding sequence GTGACAGCGTTCGTCTCAGCCCTCGATCTCTTCTCGATCGGGATCGGCCCCTCGAGTTCGCACACCGTCGGCCCGATGCGGGCGGCACGTGCGTTCGCCGAGCGACTCGACGACTCGGGGGTCCTCGACGGCGTGACGCGCATCACGTGCTCGCTCTACGGCTCGCTCGGCGCCACCGGACTCGGTCACGGCACCCCCGACGCGATCGTGGCGGGCCTCGCAGGCCTGCGACCCGACGACTGCGACCCCGATGAGGTTCGCGCGGCATGGACTCGGCTCGGCGACGGCACCGACGTCCTCGTCGCGGGTCGGCACACGATCACGATGGCGCAATCCGACCTCAGCCTCGAACCGCGCACGCGCCTCCCCGGCCACCCGAACGCCATGACCCTGCAGGCGTGGGCCGATGGTGAGGTGCTGCCCGTCGCCGAAGAGACCTACTACTCGGTCGGAGGCGGGTTCATCCGCCGCGAGGGCGACGCGCCCGAGGACTCCGAGGCGCTGCGGCATCCGCTGCCCTACTCGAACGCCGCCGAACTGCTCGAGCTGTGCGATGAGCACGGCGTCTCGTTCTGCGACGTGGCACGGTTCAACGAGGTCGCGGTGCATGGCGAGGAGGGCATCGACTCCGGTCTCGACGCCATCTGGGCCGCGATGGCCACGTGCGTCGAGAACGGGCTCGCCACGGGCGGGACCCTGCCCGGTGGCCTCCGCGTGAAGCGGCGCGCACCCGAGGTGCGACGCCGGCTCGAAGAGTACGACCACGACGAGCAGCGCAGTGGCCAGCAGCATCGCGACACCTCGACCGAGTGGCTGCATGCGTTCGCGCTCGCGGTCAATGAGGAGAACGCCTCGGGCGGCCGCGTCGTGACCGCCCCGACGAACGGGGCCGCCGGCATCATCCCCGCCGTCGGGCACTACTACCTGCGCTTCGTGCCCGGAGCGGATGCCGCGGGCATCCGCCGCTTCCTCCTCACCGCCGCGGCCATCGCCTCGCTCGTCAAGAAGAACGCCTCGATCTCCGGAGCCGAGGGCGGATGCCAGGCCGAGGTCGGCTCCGCCTGTGCCATGGCCGCGGGCGCGCTCTGCGCCGTGCTCGGCGGCACCCCCCGGCAGATCGAGAACGCCGCCGAGATCGCCATGGAGCATCACCTCGGCCTCACGTGCGACCCCGTCGGCGGACTCGTGCAGGTGCCGTGCATCGAGCGCAACGCCATTGCCGCGTCGACCGCCGTCTCGGCAGCGCGACTCGCGCTGCACGGCGACGGCACCCACCTCGTCTCACTCGACACCGTCATCGAGACGATGCGACAGACCGGTCTCGACATGATGACGAAGTACAAGGAGACGAGCGAAGGCGGGCTCGCCGTCAACGTCATCGAGTGCTGA
- a CDS encoding sulfurtransferase — MNALELPTPLVTTDWLAERLGDDRLVVVDASVLSVSTAAGSRWLSGLDDYLIGGHVPGAVFADHLEEFSDPEGRFGFTRPTLARIARAARELGIDDDVSVVVYDSSLGHWAARLWWLLSAAGFPRIAVLDGGLSRWQAEGRPIDTGFQLPREAGTLTLARIDGFWADLDEVQRIVDGESDAALVCALSASEFRGETGTRSRRGHIPGSVNIPLGSIVDRETRTQLDGQALAERVAPATAGGAPRIVVYCGGGIAAAGTALALRRAGHPDVAVYDGSLDEWAADPELPLITVA; from the coding sequence ATGAACGCCCTCGAGTTGCCCACGCCCCTCGTCACCACCGACTGGCTCGCCGAACGTCTCGGCGACGACCGTCTCGTGGTGGTCGACGCGAGCGTGCTCAGCGTCTCGACGGCGGCCGGCTCGCGATGGTTGAGCGGCCTCGACGACTACCTCATCGGCGGGCATGTCCCCGGGGCGGTGTTCGCCGACCACCTCGAGGAGTTCTCCGACCCGGAGGGCCGGTTCGGGTTCACCCGCCCGACCCTCGCCCGAATCGCGCGCGCGGCTCGTGAGCTCGGCATCGACGACGACGTCTCGGTCGTCGTCTACGACTCCTCGTTGGGGCACTGGGCTGCCCGGCTCTGGTGGCTGCTGAGCGCGGCGGGATTCCCGCGCATCGCCGTGCTCGACGGCGGCCTCTCGCGGTGGCAGGCCGAGGGCCGCCCGATCGACACGGGCTTCCAGCTCCCGCGCGAAGCCGGCACGCTCACGCTCGCCCGGATCGACGGGTTCTGGGCCGACCTCGACGAGGTGCAGCGCATCGTCGACGGCGAATCCGATGCCGCGCTCGTCTGCGCACTGTCCGCGAGCGAATTCCGGGGCGAGACCGGCACGCGATCGCGACGCGGACACATCCCCGGGAGCGTGAACATCCCGCTCGGCTCGATCGTCGACCGCGAGACGCGCACGCAGCTCGATGGTCAGGCGCTCGCCGAGCGGGTGGCTCCCGCGACCGCGGGCGGCGCGCCCCGCATCGTCGTGTACTGCGGAGGAGGCATCGCAGCCGCGGGCACGGCGCTCGCGCTGCGTCGGGCGGGACATCCGGATGTCGCGGTGTACGACGGCTCGCTCGACGAGTGGGCAGCCGATCCCGAATTGCCGCTCATCACCGTCGCGTGA
- a CDS encoding rhodanese-like domain-containing protein — translation MTETISTPTSAAPALFEHVADSAAAVAHFRGRLGFESDVSDVSAALAEPEPGFVLVDTRNDASWAQGHVPGAIHLPGRRIAAEAASRIPAGSPVVVYCWGPGCNGATRAALEFALLGHPVKEMLGGFEYWVREGFAYDTADGPAQLGADPLTNVAAAGLAGGPVGAGTISCAC, via the coding sequence ATGACCGAGACGATCTCCACCCCGACCAGCGCCGCCCCCGCGCTGTTCGAGCACGTCGCCGACAGCGCTGCGGCGGTCGCGCACTTCCGTGGCCGGCTCGGCTTCGAGTCCGATGTCTCCGACGTCTCCGCCGCGCTCGCCGAGCCCGAGCCGGGCTTCGTCCTCGTCGACACCCGCAACGATGCCTCGTGGGCGCAAGGTCACGTGCCGGGTGCGATCCACCTGCCCGGCCGGCGCATCGCGGCGGAGGCGGCGTCCCGGATTCCCGCCGGCTCGCCCGTGGTGGTCTACTGCTGGGGTCCCGGATGCAACGGGGCCACGCGTGCGGCGCTCGAGTTCGCCCTGCTCGGCCACCCCGTGAAGGAGATGCTCGGAGGCTTCGAGTACTGGGTGCGCGAGGGCTTCGCCTACGACACCGCCGATGGCCCGGCCCAGCTGGGGGCAGATCCGCTCACGAACGTCGCCGCGGCGGGCCTCGCGGGCGGGCCGGTCGGCGCCGGCACGATCAGCTGCGCCTGCTGA
- a CDS encoding cation:proton antiporter — MHIGEVFLLLGGSLAVTAFARWREWPAPLLVMGVAFIVSVIPAVPEIDVDGELVLTLVLPPLLYSAALDVTYLNFRRSIRQIRRLGIGLPIGTAAAVGLVVWLIAPSLGLPMALLVGAIVAPSDAVSAAAVGRRLGLPRRVMTVISGESLVNDATSITLFRTFAAIVAGATVTWLDGIGSFLIAVALGTALGLLIGWLVTLVRTRLDDPAVLGTISLLVPFAAYAISERLGGSGVLAVVAAGILIGYNAPKTSYATRQQERPLWQSVDVLLEGLVFALIGLQLSPAITDVLSSPLGLGLNIGLALAVLVTVIAVRIAWVFGGYALARGVGGWLAPRWAARGRRYHLEPRLSPSELTVISWAGMRGVVTLATATAIPTAAGDPTAASTVFLIAFVVTVGTLLVQSTTLPLLIRRLGVVADDEREQDRTEIRAVLRRSTKAGLEYIESRREAWRERYGAELADRVIDRFEKRVRADASKTLQLAGDDDQAPAGSHDEFAELNRNWIAARRAIVLEERDAGNLNEEVMRELLFSLDAEELAFDSRTAVRADARGEMT, encoded by the coding sequence ATGCACATCGGCGAGGTCTTCCTGCTGCTCGGCGGTTCGCTCGCGGTCACCGCGTTCGCCCGATGGCGAGAGTGGCCCGCGCCGCTCCTCGTGATGGGGGTCGCCTTCATCGTGTCGGTCATTCCGGCCGTTCCCGAGATCGACGTCGACGGCGAGCTCGTACTCACCCTCGTGCTGCCGCCCCTGCTCTATTCGGCGGCACTCGACGTGACGTACCTGAACTTCCGGCGCAGCATCCGGCAGATCCGCCGGCTCGGCATCGGCCTGCCGATCGGCACGGCTGCGGCCGTGGGCCTCGTCGTGTGGCTCATCGCCCCGTCGCTCGGGCTCCCGATGGCGCTGCTCGTCGGGGCGATCGTGGCACCGTCCGACGCCGTGTCGGCAGCCGCCGTCGGGCGCAGGCTCGGCCTGCCGCGCCGCGTGATGACCGTGATCTCCGGTGAGAGCCTCGTCAACGACGCCACCTCGATCACGCTCTTCCGCACGTTCGCGGCGATCGTCGCGGGCGCGACCGTGACCTGGCTCGACGGCATCGGCTCGTTCCTCATCGCGGTCGCCCTCGGCACCGCTCTCGGGCTCCTCATCGGCTGGCTCGTGACGCTGGTGCGCACCCGACTCGATGACCCCGCCGTGCTCGGCACCATCAGCCTGCTCGTTCCGTTCGCGGCGTACGCGATCTCGGAGCGCCTGGGCGGCTCCGGGGTGCTCGCCGTCGTGGCGGCCGGCATCCTCATCGGGTACAACGCCCCGAAGACGAGCTACGCGACGCGTCAGCAGGAACGGCCGCTCTGGCAGTCGGTCGACGTCCTGCTCGAGGGACTCGTCTTCGCGCTCATCGGGCTGCAACTGAGTCCCGCGATCACCGACGTGCTCTCGAGCCCGCTCGGCCTCGGCCTGAACATCGGACTCGCGCTCGCGGTGCTGGTCACCGTGATCGCCGTCCGAATCGCCTGGGTGTTCGGCGGGTACGCGCTGGCGCGCGGCGTGGGCGGATGGCTCGCCCCCCGCTGGGCGGCACGAGGTCGCCGCTACCACCTCGAGCCGAGGCTGTCGCCGAGCGAGCTCACGGTCATCTCGTGGGCGGGAATGCGCGGCGTCGTGACCCTGGCAACCGCGACCGCGATCCCGACGGCGGCGGGCGATCCCACAGCGGCGAGCACCGTCTTCCTCATCGCGTTCGTGGTCACGGTCGGCACGCTCCTCGTGCAGTCGACGACCCTGCCCCTCCTCATCCGGCGCCTCGGGGTGGTCGCCGACGACGAGCGGGAGCAGGACCGCACGGAGATCCGTGCCGTGCTCCGCCGCAGCACGAAGGCGGGCCTCGAGTACATCGAGAGCCGGCGCGAGGCATGGCGCGAGCGTTACGGCGCAGAGCTCGCCGACCGAGTCATCGATCGGTTCGAGAAGCGCGTGCGAGCGGATGCCTCCAAGACGCTGCAGCTCGCCGGCGACGATGACCAGGCGCCCGCGGGCTCGCACGACGAATTCGCGGAGCTCAACCGCAACTGGATCGCCGCCCGTCGCGCGATCGTGCTCGAGGAGCGCGACGCGGGCAATCTCAATGAGGAGGTCATGCGCGAGCTGCTCTTCTCGCTCGACGCCGAGGAGCTCGCCTTCGACTCCCGCACCGCGGTGCGGGCCGACGCCCGTGGCGAGATGACCTGA
- a CDS encoding M18 family aminopeptidase, whose amino-acid sequence MPAPETAPQHTAPQHTDALHTDAYVDDFAAFVQASPSSYHAAAEVARQLEAAGFERLDERDEWAATPGGRLVVRDGAVIAWVQPEGATPTTPFRILGAHTDSPSFKLKPQHASSTGGLLQAGVEVYGGPLLNSWLDRELELAGRIVTVDGAEHLVRTGPMLRIPQLAIHLDRDVNKGLTLDKQRHTQPIWGTVSGAPAGADLLAEAAREAGIDPESVAGHDLLLVDTQAPARFGRDNAFFASARMDNLTSVYAGLVALLAAPRDAGHVSVLAAFDHEELGSESRSGASGPALEDMLVRVAAGLGAGEVERRRAFAASWILSSDAGHAVHPNYPERHDPANQPVLGGGPLLKLNANQRYASDAVGAALWAEVCRQAGVPTQAFVSNNAIPCGSTIGPLSATRLGMRTVDVGPPLLSMHSARELAHVDDLVALGAAVTAFFAPAA is encoded by the coding sequence ATGCCCGCACCTGAGACCGCCCCGCAGCACACCGCCCCGCAGCACACCGACGCCCTGCACACCGACGCCTACGTCGACGACTTCGCCGCATTCGTCCAAGCCTCGCCGTCGTCGTACCACGCGGCCGCCGAGGTGGCACGGCAGCTCGAGGCGGCGGGCTTCGAGCGGCTCGACGAGCGCGACGAGTGGGCGGCCACGCCGGGCGGCCGGCTCGTGGTGCGCGATGGCGCGGTCATCGCGTGGGTGCAGCCTGAGGGCGCGACCCCGACGACGCCGTTCCGCATCCTCGGCGCACACACCGATTCGCCGTCGTTCAAGCTGAAGCCGCAGCACGCCTCCAGCACCGGGGGACTGCTGCAGGCCGGCGTCGAGGTCTACGGCGGGCCACTGCTGAACTCCTGGCTCGACCGCGAACTCGAGCTCGCCGGCCGCATCGTCACCGTCGACGGGGCCGAGCACCTCGTGCGAACCGGCCCGATGCTGCGCATCCCGCAACTCGCGATCCACCTCGACCGCGACGTCAACAAGGGGCTCACGCTCGACAAGCAGCGGCACACGCAGCCGATCTGGGGCACCGTCAGCGGCGCACCCGCAGGTGCCGACCTCCTCGCCGAGGCGGCGCGCGAGGCCGGCATCGATCCCGAGTCCGTCGCCGGCCACGACCTGCTGCTCGTCGACACGCAGGCCCCCGCCCGCTTCGGACGCGACAACGCCTTCTTCGCCTCGGCACGGATGGACAACCTGACCTCCGTGTACGCGGGTCTCGTCGCATTGCTCGCCGCGCCGCGCGACGCCGGTCACGTCAGCGTGCTCGCCGCCTTCGACCACGAGGAGCTCGGCTCGGAGTCGCGCTCGGGCGCGAGCGGACCCGCGCTCGAGGACATGCTCGTGCGCGTGGCCGCCGGGCTGGGCGCCGGTGAGGTCGAGCGCCGGCGTGCGTTCGCGGCATCCTGGATCCTGTCATCGGATGCCGGGCACGCCGTGCACCCGAACTATCCCGAGCGGCACGACCCGGCGAACCAGCCGGTGCTCGGCGGCGGACCGCTGCTGAAGCTGAACGCGAACCAGCGCTACGCGAGCGACGCCGTCGGCGCCGCGCTGTGGGCCGAGGTCTGCCGCCAGGCTGGCGTGCCGACGCAGGCGTTCGTGTCGAACAATGCGATCCCGTGCGGCTCGACGATCGGCCCGCTGTCGGCGACGCGTCTCGGCATGCGCACCGTCGACGTCGGGCCGCCTCTGCTGTCGATGCACTCGGCACGGGAACTCGCCCACGTCGACGACCTCGTCGCCCTCGGCGCCGCGGTCACCGCGTTCTTCGCGCCCGCGGCCTGA
- a CDS encoding J domain-containing protein, with product MPDSPLSASPYEVLGVPRDADAVALRLAYRRALRTAHPDTGGDPARFHAVQLAWELVGTPEARAAFDRGAARGGAPAPTREAWAPAAPKPRRDSRPLARSYGHPGGLSRERYLSRIREWAGRGVTLDDPYDPALVRGAPRDIRHVLADALAEEATARSLATLGIAYTVWHDLATDAAGRDLPPKLDHLVLGPTGLFAIQSEDWGGTVAMKRGELVGEPLDGERPMRALAARAKAIGRAARVKPTALIIVVPDEHAAEPLELGGTNRGAVVALVRRSRLASAVREGLPGSAHLGGTEVMEVRSRLQAVVRFA from the coding sequence ATGCCCGACAGTCCGCTCTCCGCCTCCCCATATGAGGTGCTCGGCGTGCCGCGTGACGCGGACGCCGTGGCGCTGCGGCTCGCCTATCGTCGTGCCTTGCGCACGGCCCACCCCGACACCGGCGGCGATCCGGCTCGATTCCACGCCGTGCAGCTGGCGTGGGAACTCGTCGGCACTCCCGAGGCGCGGGCGGCGTTCGACCGCGGTGCAGCACGCGGTGGCGCGCCGGCGCCGACCCGGGAAGCGTGGGCGCCCGCCGCTCCGAAGCCGCGGCGCGACTCGCGTCCGCTCGCACGCTCGTACGGGCATCCGGGCGGGCTCTCGCGTGAGCGCTACCTGTCGCGCATCAGGGAATGGGCAGGTCGTGGCGTGACCCTCGACGACCCATACGATCCGGCGCTCGTGCGCGGCGCGCCCCGCGACATCCGTCACGTGCTCGCCGATGCGCTCGCCGAAGAGGCGACGGCGCGTTCGCTCGCGACGCTCGGCATCGCCTACACCGTCTGGCACGACCTCGCCACGGATGCCGCGGGTCGCGACCTTCCGCCGAAGCTCGACCATCTCGTGCTCGGGCCGACGGGGCTCTTCGCCATCCAGTCGGAGGACTGGGGTGGCACCGTCGCGATGAAGCGCGGCGAGCTCGTCGGCGAGCCGCTCGACGGTGAACGCCCCATGCGCGCGCTCGCTGCTCGCGCGAAGGCGATCGGGCGCGCGGCGCGAGTGAAGCCCACCGCGCTCATCATCGTGGTGCCCGACGAGCATGCCGCCGAGCCGCTCGAGCTCGGTGGCACCAATCGCGGCGCCGTCGTCGCCCTCGTGCGCCGATCACGGCTCGCGAGTGCCGTGCGCGAGGGCCTGCCGGGCTCGGCGCACCTCGGCGGCACCGAGGTGATGGAGGTGCGCTCGCGCCTCCAGGCCGTCGTGCGCTTCGCCTGA
- a CDS encoding DUF1761 domain-containing protein → MVVDVNYWAVLIATLSTMIVGSIWYTPKVFGNYWMRVAKVDDTGDRGAVGPILTTLIVSFISAWVLAIATQVAWTALDGNYLLMAITTGLMLWAGFTAARFITHDAFEGRPPGLTILNIGHELVTVLIMALIIGAWPPAGTV, encoded by the coding sequence GTGGTCGTCGACGTCAACTACTGGGCCGTCCTGATCGCCACGCTGTCGACGATGATCGTCGGGTCGATCTGGTACACGCCGAAGGTCTTCGGCAACTACTGGATGCGAGTGGCCAAAGTCGACGACACCGGCGACCGTGGTGCCGTCGGCCCGATCCTGACGACGCTCATCGTGAGCTTCATCTCCGCATGGGTGCTCGCGATCGCCACGCAGGTGGCCTGGACCGCCCTCGACGGCAACTACCTGCTCATGGCGATCACCACGGGCCTGATGCTGTGGGCCGGTTTCACCGCTGCGCGGTTCATCACCCACGATGCATTCGAGGGGCGACCCCCGGGGCTCACGATCCTGAACATCGGGCACGAGCTCGTCACGGTGCTCATCATGGCGCTCATCATCGGGGCGTGGCCGCCCGCCGGCACCGTCTGA